The Rubripirellula reticaptiva DNA window CCCGACTGAAAGCACCCACTTCGATTTCGATGCGTATCCGACTTTCCATTGCTGCACGGAATCGAACGTTCTCACGAGCGGCTCGTCGCGTGCGTCCACGGATTGACCTAGTTCTTGAACGCATTGCTACTGCTGAACTGAACGACCCAACATGGTCTACCGTGCTGCTTGGTGTCACCGACGAATTCGCGCAAAACCGCTGCGATACGATTCCAAACAACGATGATGTCCTGCAATTGCAAACGGGATTTCCAGCCATGGAAGATTTGACACCGGCAAATGATGCTGCGATTCTCGCGGGCTTTCTCGCACAGATTAAAACTGCAATTCATCATTGCGGTCTTACTGCAGCCGATACCGAACACCTCTATGCTATAATCTCTGAAAACAATTCTGATGGTTGACATTTGCCTCACCCAAACATAGGCGGGGAACCATGCGATGAACCGAAGTCGCGGAGTCGCCGTTTTTGACAATTCAAAATCAATCGCCGCGACTCGGTTATCGCGGTCGTTCCCCGGCTGACTTGATCGATTGCGTCCAACGATTTGATGCCCGACGAACTCACACGCCTTCAGAGCTGGTACGACGAACACTGCAACGGTGACTGGGAACATTCGTACGGAGTGCATATCGAAACACTCGACAATCCGGGCTGGTCGTTGCGGATCGACCTATCCGGCACCGAATACTCCGGGCGTAAACTTGCAATGGTCGAGAATGGCATCTCCGGTGCAAAACGGACTTGGACGGCGTACTACATCGAGAACGATCAATTCTGTGCCGCCGGTGGTCCATCAACTTTGCCGCTTCTAATTGGTTGCTTCTTCGATTGGATTGACTCACAATGATCGAACGCGGTTGCCGTGAACGAGAACGCGGTTGCCGTGAACGAAAACGCGGGGAACCAAACGATGCAACCGAGCGGCGAAGTCGGGCGTTTTGAAGTGGTTAATCTTCCGTCGCCGCCGGCTGATCGTCACCGTTATTTGTACTAAACCGACGCGTCTTTTCGTGCATCGGAATTGATGGTCACCGCGCACAACTCGTGATCTCAACTTTGATGGCGCTCCCTGATCAACTCCCACGACTGCTGACAACGCTGACTGACGCAACGGCCGAAAACTTGCCGCCCAGCTCCATGTCCGATAGGCTGACGGCTTGCCGGCCGCTAGTCCGACGACTGGTTCGGGCAAACAAATAACCATGTGATGCAACGGAGTCGGGCTTGCAAGGTTTCACCAATGGAAAGTCGTCTCTCCCGACCCGCTGATCACCAACGTTATTTGCTCAAGGCAGACTCCACATGGGAATCCTCGATACAGCCCGCCAAGCACTCGTTGGTTTGCCGATCAGTGATATTCTCCGTGAACGCCTTTCTCTCACAATCGACTACACGGCTGACCTTGAGCGAAAGGTGTCTGACCTTCAAACTCAAGTAGGCAACCTTCAGTCGCAACTTGATCGCGTAACACTTGAACGCGATCAGGTATCCCAAAAGCATACAGATCTTCAGGCCCTCCACGAAGAAGAACTTGAGATTGTCCGCACAGTCGAACTCCGTAAAGGGAAACGCACCGCCGGCCGGTGGCTTCCGTTTTGTCCAAAATGTCATATGCCCGTCTCCCATGCCGCACATTCGTCATTCTTGAAGTGCAGCGGCGATTGTGGGTGGCTGTCTCACATGTCACTCGCTGAACTAACACATCTATTGAACGAACGCAGCAAATAACAAAATGGTGCAGCCGAGTCCTCAGCCACCCGTAAATTTCAATTCATGTCAACCGTTCGGCCCGGCTGACCATCAGCGTTATCCAGCAAGAGCATGGCACACCCGGTCCTAATTGAACATCAACCGCCCGATGGATGGAAAGTCCTTACCGAGGAGTTCCTGATTTATTGCTACAATGAGTGTGGCATTGCGTCACCAGGGCTGCACGAAGGCGATTGCGAATACCGTACCGCAGACGGTCGCACCTTCAAGCAAGTAATGATTCCGGATCATCAATGGCACGCGATGTACCCTGCCTTTAAGAGCTGGATCGCCGCGACCGCACACTGCTCTGCATGGATTGAACACGGTCGCATTTGGATTTCCGACGACACATCGCAACACCTACGTGAATGCGAACGAATCCCAACGGACCAACGCCAAAAATGATTTACAACGGCGAGGGAAAACGCTGGATAACCAAGCGATGAACGCGGAGTGGCCGACAGCGCGTTTACAAATGGAAGATTTACCGCGGCCACCCGGTTATCGCAATCGTTCCCCGACTGACTTGGAGACTCACGTTCAATCGAGAATTTGACTTTGTCTTCCGAGCGGTGAATGATCGCCTGCGTCGCTACGACTCTGTCGGTGCGTGCGGCCAATGGAACGCAACACTCATCGAAGACTTTCGCTCCGACAGCGAATTTATTCGCACGATCGATGAACTCTTTCGTCGTGCGGTTGCCCAACACACGCATAGCAAGTGCATCACATCTGACGGGCTGTCACTTGAGACCGTATTTATTGATCTCGGCTTATCGCTCGATCTCTACTTTCGCCTGCACTTTCTTGATGCTCCGAATGGTTACGGGATCGCTCCCGCAAAATACTCCGTGGCACCTGACACGACTGGTGATGACTACATACTTGCAGAGCTTTGCTGTGGATTGTGTGAATCTGAGGGACAATTCTGGTATCCTACAATGAAACGAATGCCCAGCGTTGTCATGCCCGCTGACTATGACTGGGCCTATCGTAAAACCCGCGTCTACGGTCCGCCGAGAATTGCATCGTGGATTGATCGGCGAGATCGAAAACGCGGGGAACCATGACATGCACCGAAGGACGCGAGCCGAGCGGTTTGGCAAAGGTGAGTCTTTCGCGCGTCCTCGGTGATGTCCGCCGTTATCGCAACGACGCTTCTCAACTCAAGCTACAAGCCTTAGTGATCCTAGGGGCTTCATAGGCGTTTAACGACAAATGAAATGCACGGAATGCGGGAGGGTAACCCTCCGTCAAGACGCGATGAATTGCAGGGACTGCGGGCACCGCTTCGCTAACGCACCTCGCGACGATCTTCTTACTGGCATTTCTAGTGCCCACTGCTCGCAACAGGTCTTTCTCCGGGATGCGTCAAATACGGGTTCGCTTCGGCCACGAAAATTCATTGCTGCCTTAACCATGCTTCAGGGTGTCATTGGCGTCTTCGGAGCCATTGTCGTCGCTGCACTTGCTTTCGCTTCGCCCCCGAGCCTGCTGACGATTTCTCTTTTAACAACAACGATTGTTTTTCGAGGTTTCTGTGGACTTGCCGGCGGCATTCTGCTGTGGCAAGGAAGACGGAAAGGCTACCAGTTCTCCGTGGGATGCTGGATGTACCTAACACTCGTTGGATTGCTCGCCCTGGTTCAACTGTTTTTCGTTGACCTGTCTGCCCCGTACATGATGCGGCACGTTGGCTCTACCATCGGCAAGCTGCTTTTTGGCTCCGCATTCACTTACGTTCTCTTAGCAGACCTATTAAACTCAAGTTCGTTGGCTTTTCGTAAGCCGCAGCAAATGTAAAACACTCTGCGAGAGGGTTCTTGCGATAACCATCGCATGCAACGGAGGACGGGTGGTTCGTTTTCAATTCTGCTTGCAAGCGGTTCGCCCGTCCCCGCTGATGCGTTACGTTATCCGACTCAGATAGAATTATTCGAAACGGACTGTTTATGACTTGGGTTCCTCGTTTCTCAATCAAAACCCTCTTGTTCGTCGTTGCAATCGTAGCCGTAGCAACTGCATATGTTGTAACGCAACTGAGCTGGATCGCTGAGCGTAAACGGGCTATTGCGTGGATGCATGAAACCGATTCGTACTGGGCAGAGCTTCCCGGTGATTTCAGGCCCGACTTAGATAATTCCGCGCCATGGCGCATCCGAATGTTTGGCGCTTCTGGTGTTCGCCGCGCGTGCGTCATCGTATACAGCGAACGAACCATTCGGGCAAGAACGGACCAACTCAAACGACTCTTTCCCGAAGCAGACATTGAAGTGATACAACTGGGTGAATCACCCGGTGCCACCGTTTTCCCGCCTTGGAATTCAGGATCGCGATACAATACGTTGCACACGGAGCCGCGGGCCGCGCGGATTTTTCTATTTGCATGTCTTTCGCCGCGGCCCGGTGAAAGTTGACGAACCGACTGAAATCACCCTCACGCTTACCCGAACCCCAACCAACGACGGAATGCAACCTATGCGACAACGAACGTCTATTCTGCTTGCAGCCTTTGCTCTCAGCGTAATTGTGATTGCGACGTACCGCCTCGCGTATGCTGGTGATGACGATCCGGCCGGGCACAAAAACATGTATGGTTTCGGTGATTCGCCATGCTTGGTTACTTTTGACCTCGGTGGTTCTGACGGCGTCGAACAAACGGTTCTCGTCGACACTGAAATAGTAGTCGTTGGCGGTAAACGATTTCTCAACGGGGTCGTGACCGACAACTACCCAGAAGTCAATGTCGCTTATCCTGGCACGCGTGCTTTCGTAGCGCTCGATCGCATTGCTTATTTGCAATTTCTTCCCGCTCCCGAGACAGAGAATGACGGGGCAGAACGACGTGAGACTACCGAATGAGCGCAGCGAACTCTGTTGAACTACGGACAGCAAAGGTATTGACC harbors:
- a CDS encoding immunity 53 family protein: MPDELTRLQSWYDEHCNGDWEHSYGVHIETLDNPGWSLRIDLSGTEYSGRKLAMVENGISGAKRTWTAYYIENDQFCAAGGPSTLPLLIGCFFDWIDSQ